Proteins from a genomic interval of Clostridium sp. M62/1:
- a CDS encoding IS110 family transposase, with protein MIYVGIDVAKDKHDCFITNSDGKVLFPVFTIQNNRDGFDVLFSRIQSSSSDVSNIKVGLEATGHYSYNLLGYLIDKGLHTFVINPLHTNLYRKSLSLRKTKTDKVDARTIALMLMSDVNLKSYSDTSYHNEELKSLTRYRFRKVQERAQLRQSVSRLVTILFPELEKLVPSLHIASIYALLSEFPSAGTIASCHLTHLTKRLENASKGRYSREKAIEIRNAARASIGSNMPAKSLELKHTLRLIGELDSEISEIESEIKRIMDEIHSPILTIPGIGYRMGAMILAEIGDFSRFDSPDKILAYAGASPSTYQSGQMESSYSHMEKRGSRYLRFALINATKYVCQWDETFGAYLQKKISEGKHYNVAITHAAKKLVRLIYAMEKSGKPYIKTA; from the coding sequence ATGATCTACGTTGGAATTGATGTCGCTAAGGATAAGCATGACTGCTTTATCACCAATTCAGATGGCAAAGTCCTTTTTCCGGTTTTTACCATTCAGAATAACCGGGATGGATTTGATGTTCTTTTTTCCAGGATTCAATCCTCTTCTTCAGATGTGTCCAATATAAAAGTAGGACTGGAGGCCACTGGACACTACTCTTACAACCTGCTCGGTTATCTTATTGACAAAGGTCTCCACACCTTCGTTATCAATCCGCTCCACACAAATCTTTACAGAAAAAGTCTCAGCCTTAGAAAGACGAAAACAGATAAGGTTGATGCCCGAACCATTGCTTTGATGCTCATGTCTGACGTGAACCTGAAGTCCTACTCAGATACATCATACCATAACGAGGAGTTAAAGTCACTCACCCGTTATCGTTTTCGTAAGGTTCAGGAACGCGCTCAGCTTAGACAGTCTGTTTCCAGGCTTGTTACCATTCTCTTTCCAGAATTGGAAAAACTTGTTCCTTCGCTTCATATCGCTTCTATCTACGCCCTTCTTTCCGAGTTTCCTTCTGCCGGAACGATTGCCTCCTGCCATTTGACACACCTGACGAAGCGGTTGGAAAACGCTTCAAAAGGCCGTTACAGCCGGGAGAAAGCGATTGAAATACGGAATGCTGCCAGAGCCTCCATCGGTTCCAACATGCCTGCCAAATCTCTGGAATTAAAGCACACACTCCGGCTAATTGGTGAACTGGATTCCGAAATCTCAGAAATTGAATCCGAAATCAAACGGATCATGGATGAAATCCATTCTCCCATCCTGACCATTCCAGGAATAGGCTACCGCATGGGCGCCATGATCCTGGCAGAGATTGGAGATTTCTCCCGCTTTGATTCGCCGGATAAGATCCTGGCATATGCCGGAGCTTCTCCATCTACCTATCAATCCGGGCAGATGGAATCCTCTTATTCCCACATGGAGAAACGGGGATCGCGCTATTTACGTTTTGCTCTGATCAATGCCACCAAATACGTCTGCCAATGGGATGAAACTTTCGGTGCATACCTTCAGAAGAAGATTTCTGAAGGGAAACACTACAACGTCGCCATCACCCACGCCGCAAAGAAACTTGTACGGTTAATTTACGCAATGGAAAAATCCGGCAAACCTTACATAAAAACGGCATAA